In Maylandia zebra isolate NMK-2024a linkage group LG9, Mzebra_GT3a, whole genome shotgun sequence, the genomic stretch GAGCTTCAGTTTAAAtgaatctctgctacacttgatgtgATCTAACTGTGACATGAGCACCACAGtcactgtgcaccagtcacacactgttctttactttaaatccatcacagttCAGCAAAcgaacctgtttatcctgcactaacctgcagaggatcttcatgcagtctttaaataacacagttaGTCTGCCTCAGATTGTTTTGCAGCATCTTTCACAAcctgaaaaaacacaatgtcacaTGTACAGACTCAATATCTGATTTCAACACATGAGGACTTACATGTAAGCTTTAATCTCCAGTTGATCGAATCCCACTGAGCAGTCCTTCCCTTTAAatctaacctctcttcttcctctcctgtcctgtgtgtcttatctttctccatctctgagtgaagttagctctctttcttttctctccctgtgatgtgcagcagctggacctttagccaacaacacactgtgagacaaactgcacacaaacagtttgtgtgtttgctgatgtttgttgatagaaacgctgcatttgaaattacctgttTGTTCAGGTGCtgtgcaaaaaagaaagaagaacaacGTCTCACTTTAACTCCTGACTATGACTCACAGTTTTgcctctttcatctctttttatgtTTCAAACCCTGGTGATTAGTACACGATCAGGATTGtctttcatgtgtttcttttcccGTTTCTCAAGTTGGTTTGATGTTTGATGCCTGCAGTGATGAAATAAACCCCTCAGATGCCTTAAAAGTAACACTtctgttttgtaaatgtaaggagtacaaaatacaattttctttttctaatgtAGGGagcaaaagtaaaatattttcctTCACTGAATCAACTTTTAAATGTTACATTGTAATTATTAAtattgaaaaatgacaaaatgataGAAATATATAACAGGAAACATAAAAGTATAGACTTGGTAAACATTTATACTTTTCTGAGtgtgttagcatgctagcaTTAATAACTGTGTACAGCAGGAGGGATGGGcttgattttagtgtttgaacagtcatgaattatttttaacagcaggttggatgtaatgtgttagaactaccagtaggtggggataagagacctttaaggtgtttggtgccacactccaccttcaggtttaaaactagtgttaatggagggagtttgaaggttgagtttgttccacgactgcatttcactcactgcctctgtttgtatctctgtcactgcaggaccaacatggagcgagaagtcagcgctctcaggaggccgacaaacctcacagaagaaagagagaggaaaaacacacctgtgacgagtgtgggaagggttttactttgaaggcttcactaaaatcgcaccaactcatccacagtggagttaaagcgtacagctgtgagttgtgtggaaagACTTTTTCTTGGAAGGATGttctaaaaaaacaccaactcatccacagtggagttaaagcgtacagctgtgatcagtgtggcagagctttcaCTCACAGTGGtagcttacagaggcatctagttacccactctggaattaaggcatacagctgtgacatctgtggaaaaactttcagccagagtGGAAGCCGAAATGCACatctacgcattcacaccagagaagatgtgtactgctgtggtCAGTGTGGCAAACACTTTGCTAAAGACACACACTTACAAcgccacatgtttacccacactgaggagagaccttataaatgtgacctgtgtgaaaaGACTTTTAAAGCTCCAGGTTacctgagacgacaccaacagatccacaccagaaagagactctacaagtgcagttactgtgaggtatgtatttatatttttatcttgtcattttagcctgactgtttggaacaactctggtcattaaactgtgttagcatgttagcaattctactgcatggaaaagcagctctgagtgattattcagattttcacttcagttatgattttagtattactgtagtattatggtggtagtattgtagttattgcagcccagtaaactgtgttaactgaaacagtaaaatgtaattggacgtctgcagagatgctctttatttcaggcgacgttcatgataaaaatgttgaaggactgacttacactgtctttgtgtctttgtttagaagcagagcgacacagatggatccagttctcaaccctgtcatcgctGTGGTGGCGGGAAAGACTTTCGttgtgacctttgtggaaaagcTTTCAGTCGAAAAGACAGTCTAAAAGTACATCAGCgtaaacacactggagacaaactgaaaaactgcaaagaatgtggtaGAAGCTTCCACACAATAACTGTCTTAAAgcgacatgaactgattcacagcggggttaaaaagcacctctgtgatcagtgtgggtcatcttTCATTACTGCAGGTgggcttaaaacacacaaacgagtccacacaggagagaaaccatacaagtgcagacactgtgacaaaagcttctcacaTTCAGGTAGTCGTAACAATCATGAAcatacacacatggaaggaaactacagctgtgaccagtgtgacaagagcttcaggaatctcattTCATACTCcaaacacaaacgatcccacgttactaaaaaactgtttcactgttaccaatgtgccaaaacattcacgtcattgtctgctctgtgcaaacatcagtgtGATACAGCCACATAGAGAAAATagacacctacgcattcacaccagacatctTGTGTACTACTGTGGCAAACAGTTTACAACAGACTCAAGCTTGCAACAACACGTTTACCcactgttaggttttgtattgttgattgtcatttatgcttagaaatatttaaccatatatgctttgaggtgtataatcgattgtgtagtgataggatgtgtgatctttagcaggctgtaaagacttggtgtgtattccacactggaatgcacacctacatcctgggagcatgagaagaggtcgtaccttgttttattgttttatggtaggataaacgtggCTATGTTTgttttaggctaagtgccttttgtttagatgaactgctggacttccagaccagcaggtttagggaagtcatttatggggtcacactctgaccccacacacacacacacacacacacacacacacacacacacacacacagtactctttgtttgtatgtagacgtcgtatgttaatgaacctatgcatattcatgtaacctcaataaaagagcagtgttacgggggagcggtcgagagcaactggggtcaagcgaaggaacggcgtttgtccagttctctcccgtgcacgagaaacatgaagaactttgcctacttcgtgtcttgcttgctgtgtaattatattgtcttcaacgttccagcgagtaggttcaagctacaaccCTAtcacccacactgaggagaaacCTTATGTGATGTAAACACATGATGTCAATGAAAATATCCACCTAGTTACATTTTAACCCTGAGGGGTCGACCACTTTTT encodes the following:
- the LOC143420372 gene encoding uncharacterized protein LOC143420372 isoform X2, with amino-acid sequence MSSTQKDQHGARSQRSQEADKPHRRKREEKHTCDECGKGFTLKASLKSHQLIHSGVKAYSCELCGKTFSWKDVLKKHQLIHSGVKAYSCDQCGRAFTHSGSLQRHLVTHSGIKAYSCDICGKTFSQSGSRNAHLRIHTREDVYCCGQCGKHFAKDTHLQRHMFTHTEERPYKCDLCEKTFKAPGYLRRHQQIHTRKRLYKCSYCEKQSDTDGSSSQPCHRCGGGKDFRCDLCGKAFSRKDSLKVHQRKHTGDKLKNCKECGRSFHTITVLKRHELIHSGVKKHLCDQCGSSFITAEFSPDTPLMRSREQLIGPWSG
- the LOC143420372 gene encoding uncharacterized protein LOC143420372 isoform X1; translated protein: MSSTQKDQHGARSQRSQEADKPHRRKREEKHTCDECGKGFTLKASLKSHQLIHSGVKAYSCELCGKTFSWKDVLKKHQLIHSGVKAYSCDQCGRAFTHSGSLQRHLVTHSGIKAYSCDICGKTFSQSGSRNAHLRIHTREDVYCCGQCGKHFAKDTHLQRHMFTHTEERPYKCDLCEKTFKAPGYLRRHQQIHTRKRLYKCSYCEKQSDTDGSSSQPCHRCGGGKDFRCDLCGKAFSRKDSLKVHQRKHTGDKLKNCKECGRSFHTITVLKRHELIHSGVKKHLCDQCGSSFITAGGLKTHKRVHTGEKPYKCRHCDKSFSHSGSRNNHEHTHMEGNYSCDQCDKSFRNLISYSKHKRSHVTKKLFHCYQCAKTFTSLSALCKHQCDTAT